From a single Lolium rigidum isolate FL_2022 chromosome 7, APGP_CSIRO_Lrig_0.1, whole genome shotgun sequence genomic region:
- the LOC124670698 gene encoding protein C2-DOMAIN ABA-RELATED 8-like encodes MASEHVIGKLSVRVVRGHNLIIADPLTHTSDPYVVLSYGSQKVKTGVQKKNANPLWNELLLLPVTNPTKPVKLEVFDEDKFTADDSMGVAEFNVTDIYDAAKLDLKHASDGTRIKTIYPVGTNYLGGESHVSWKNGKVVQDLILKLKNVDSGSVVLQLEWVHVPGVTL; translated from the exons ATGGCTTCGGAGCATGTTATCGGGAAGCTCAGCGTCCGGGTTGTGCGGGGACACAACCTCATCATCGCCGACCCGCTCACCCACACCAGTGACCCCTACGTCGTCCTCTCCTACGGCTCCCAG AAGGTGAAGACCGGTGTTCAGAAGAAGAATGCCAATCCTCTATGGAATGAACTATTGCTGCTCCCTGTCACAAATCCAACAAAGCCAGTGAAACTG GAGGTTTTCGACGAGGACAAATTCACAGCCGATGACAGCATGGGAGTGGCTGAGTTCAACGTAACTGACATCTATGATGCTGCAAAGCTGGATCTGAAGCATGCCTCTGACGGAACAAGGATCAAAACGATCTACCCGGTTGGCACTAACTACCTTGGTGGTGAGAGCCACGTCTCGTGGAAGAATGGAAAGGTCGTCCAAGACTTGATTCTGAAGCTGAAGAACGTTGACAGTGGCTCTGTCGTGCTGCAGCTGGAGTGGGTTCACGTCCCTGGCGTTACGCTGTAA